AAACAACTTTATTGGTGGCTTTTATCTGCATTTGCATGGCCGCCCCAACGCTGGCTCAATCTACAGACGCTAAAGCTTTAGTAAAACAAGGCACCGAACTGCATGACCAGGGTAAGTATAACGAGGCATTGGCCAAGTATACCGAGGCCATGAAGGCCGACCCCAATTATCCTACCGCTTATTATGAATATGCCTATACACTGTTTACCACAGGCAAGGGCAAAGATGCCATTACTTACCTGGAGAAGCTGCTCAAGCTTGATCCAAAATCTGCCAACGCGTATGACATGCTGGGGAGTATTTATGATGATATGGGGCAGCAGGATCAGGCCATTGAATATTACAAGAAAGGCGTTGCCGCCAATCCCGATTACCAGCGCCTGCATTTTAATCTATCAATCACCTACTATCGCAAACAACTTTACTCGCAATCGGCACAAGAAGCCTTGGCCGCTATAAAATTAGACCCGAAACATGCCAGCAGTCACAGAATATATGGCATGGCCGCTTATGCATTGAATCAACGCGGAGCGGCATTACTGGCCTTTTGCAACTTTCTGCTACTGGAACCACAATCCAAGCGCTCGTTGGAGATTGTTAATAATGTTAAAAAGATTATTAACTACGGCATCAAACGCAAAGATGCTAAAAACGTTACCCTGAGCGTATCGCCCGATGATATGGGCAATTTGATGATGTCGATGAGTGTTCTGGCTGCCACCGATAAAAAGGGCGAGCTTTCTGCCGTTGATTCATTGCAATATCAGCTTACCTCTTTATTTAACGTTGCCAACACCATTGCCGGCGGAGACAAGGCCGACCCTTTTGTGGTTAAATACTATGGCGATTACTTTAAAGCCCTGGCAGAAACTGATAACATGCCGGCGTTTACCCGCTTTATTAGTGTGAGCCTTTACCCTACAGAAAACATGCAATGGCTTAAAGACCATGATAAAGAATTGACTGCCTTTGATATCTGGACCCGCAGCACACTGCATAAGTTTTAGCTTTAGACCGATAATGGCTACCTTTCGCCCACACCAATCTATTGAGAGGATATGAAACGTTTCAGCTTGATTTTGCTACTGGTTATTGCCTGCGCAATCACCTATGCACAGGATGCCCGCTCGCTGATAAAAGAGGGCGCCGATCTAAGCAGCGCTAAACAATATACCGCCGCTATTGAAAAATATAAAGCAGCATTAGTTATAGAACCTAATAACCCCCAGGCCAACTATCAGTTGGCTTTTGCGCTCAACCAAACTGGCAAGAGCACAGATGCTATACCCTACCTTCAAAAAGCTACCACCGGCGATGCATCAGCCAATATGAAAAGCGGCGCTTATGCCTTACTGGGCAGCATTTATGACCAGGCCAAACAGCCTGCTAAAGCCATTGAAAACTACAAACAGGCGTTGACCTTAACACCAGACGACCAACAATTGCAATACAACCTGGGCCTGGCCTTTTTTCGCAATCACCAGTATGTCGAGGCCGAGCAATGTGCCATCAATTCGCTTAAACTGGCGCCTCAACACTCAGCCAGTATGCGGTTGTATGCGCTGGTGGCCTTTCATCAAAATAAACGCGCACCAGCACTGCTGGGCTTGTGCAGCTTTTTGCTAATGGAACCGAATACACCGCGAAGTTCCGAGTCATACAGTAATATCCAACACATTATTCAGGGTGGCGATCTAAAGCCTGAGCCCGGCGAAGTTGCGCCACATCATATTGATGCCGAAACCAACGCCCTCAACCAGGCCATCAGCAGCGCGGTAGCGACCGAAGCCAAACGTCGTTATTTTGTAGCGGCAGATAAATTTACGCAGCAGTTGCAGGCCATATTTGCGGCTATCGGTCCGCTGGCAGAAAAGCAGCAGCATGGCAGTGAGTTGTTCAAAGCGCCGGCGGCGCGGTTTTATAAACTATCGCAATCGGGCAATATGCCGGCGTTTGCACGTTTGATTAGTCAGAGTAGCGACAAAGCTTCGGTGGCGTGGATTGCGGCGCATAGCGATGAGATGGGGAAGTTGGATGAGTGGTTGAAGGGGAATTGATAGTTTTCGATCTATGAAAGATTATGTCCCCCAAAATAAATTTGACGAAAAGGCTATAGCGTGTCTTCAATCTCTCCCCTTTGAAGCGGTTAGAAATGATGTTTGGGAGCTATTAGAATGGCTGCAAGATATGAACTGGCCTGTTGCCTATGATGTGGCCGTGTATCTTGCTCCTCATGTCAATGAAATAAAAGATGACCTGATTAAGATCTTCAATACAGATGATACGCTTTGGCAAATGTGGATCATCTGCGGTTTAATAGGCCGGTCTCCTATAAAACCAGATGCAGAACTTTTAACTATTATCAGAAGGATAGCAGAACATCCAACCAAAATCGAAATTGAAGAAGAAGTTGATCTTGTTGCAAAAGATGTTCTTGAACAATTTGGCGGAGGCGCTTAATATAGATGATTGAAAAGATTTCTCCCTTTGATCGAAATAACATGCTCTTTAACTATATCGATGGGTTTGAAACCCGTTGATATAATTATTACTGTCATTTTTGTAACAACATCCTATAAATCTTAAAAATTCGCAAAATCCTGGTTCAGTTTATTCTCAAAAACCTAACTTAGCCGCAAATTTCAAAACACCATGAGTTTCAGAATAGAACACGATACCATGGGCGAGGTAAAAGTACCTGCCGATAAATACTGGGGCGCACAAACTGAGCGCTCACGCAATAACTTTAAAATTGGCCCGGAGGCTTCTATGCCTAAGGAAATTATCGAGGCTTTTGCCTACCTGAAAAAGGCTGCCGCTTATACCAATACTGATCTGGGCGTACTGGCTGCAGAAAAACGCGACCTGATTGCACAGGTATGTGACGAAATTCTGGCCGGCGAACTGGCCAGCGAGTTCCCGCTGGTAATCTGGCAAACCGGTTCTGGTACCCAGAGCAACATGAACGTTAACGAGGTAGTTGCCAACCGCGCACACGTGCTGCAAGGCAACAAACTGGGCGAAGGCAAAACCTTTGTTCACCCGAACGATGACGTGAACAAATCTCAATCATCAAACGATACTTACCCAACTGCAATGCACATTGCAGCTTATAAAATACTGATTGACTGCACCATCCCTGGTGTAGAAAAACTGCGCGACACTCTGAAAGCAAAATCAGAAGCATTCAAAAGCGTTGTTAAAATTGGTCGTACGCACCTGATGGATGCTACGCCGCTTACTTTAGGTCAGGAGTTCTCAGGCTACGTTTCTCAGTTGGATCACGGTCTGAAAGCTCTGCGCAACACATTCGATCACCTGAGCGAGTTAGCACTGGGTGGTACTGCTGTTGGTACCGGCATCAATACTCCTAAAGGTTATGATGTAAAAGTGGCCGAGTACATTGCTCAGTTCACCGGCCTGCCATTCATCACTGCCGAGAACAAATTTGAGGCCCTGGCCGCTCACGATGCCATTGTAGAAAGCCACGGCGCGCTGAAACAGATTGCCGTTTCATTAATGAAGATTGCTAACGATACCCGTATGCTGGCTTCTGGTCCGCGTTCAGGTATCGGCGAGATCCATATTCCGGATAACGAGCCAGGCTCATCTATCATGCCGGGTAAAGTTAACCCAACCCAAAACGAGGCTGTAACTATGGTTGCTGCACAGGTAATGGGTAATGATGTGGCTATCAGCATCGGCGGTTCAAACGGCCATTACGAGCTGAATGTGTTTAAACCGGTTATGGCTGCTAACTTCCTGCAATCAGCCCGTTTGATTGGTGATGCTTGTGTATCATTTAATGATCATTGTGCAAAAGGTATCGAGCCAAACTATGATGGCATCAAAAAACACCTGGAAAACTCGCTGATGCTGGTTACTGCACTGAACCCGCACATTGGTTATGAGAACGCCGCCAAGATTGCAAAAAAAGCGCTGAAAGAAAACAAATCGCTGCGCGAGGCTGCCGTAGAACTGGAGCTGCTCTCCTCAGAGCAATTTGACCAGTGGGTACGCCCCGAAGACATGATCGGCAGCATGAAATAAAACACCCCTCCCAACCCTCCCCTAAGGGGAGGGCTTTAAATAGATAGTTTGAAAAAAGCTGCTAACAAAAAAAACGCTTCCCTTAAGTCCCTCTCCTTTGGAGAGGGGTTTGGGGTGAGGTTTTACCTTCTACTTTTTACTCTTTCATTAGCCTCCTGCTCTTTCAATCCACGCCTGCAGGGCAAAGGCGAAACCTATTTGCAGGGCGAGTGGCAGCAGGATAGCAGCGCCGTTCAGCACAAGCTGGTTACTTACACTTCTAATCATTTCCGTTTTACCTGCGATTCTTTTTACCTGAAAATCAATACCTTCAGCAAAGTGAATTACGGGGCCGATACCTGCATGAACAAAGGCCGGTGGACCGAATACGTACGCGGCACCTACGCCCAGCGCAATGACACCCTGTTTCTGCGCGGTCAGTTTTGCGATGATCATTACCGTATTAAAGAAACGCAGGATTGCCTGCGCGCCGGTAACTATGATGAGCTTTTTAGCGTAAGCAACAAAAGTGATTCGCTGCTGCAATTGTCTGGTACATCAAGCGTTATACCCATCGGGTTGCGCCTGCAAAAGCGTACCGGCTGCACACCCAAAGCACTATAAACAAACAACATAAATGAAAGTATTGAGTAAATTGATCTGTGCGGCAGCCCTGTTCTGTGCTCCGTTCAGTGCTATGGCCTGGGGTACCAACGGCCATCGCATCAGTGGCGAAATTGCGTCGCATTACCTCACGCCCAAAGCCAAAGCAGCGGTAAAAGCCATTCTGGGCGATGAATCTATTGCCATGGCCAGCAACTGGGCCGATTTTATTAAATCTGACGATAACTACCGCTACCTGTATAACTGGCATTTTATTGATTTCGATAAATCATACACCCTGCCGGAGATGAAGGCCTTCCTGGAGAAAGATACCGATGTGGATGCCTACACCAAGCTCAACTTTATGATTGCCGAGCTAAAAAAGAAAACCACTACTAAAGAAAACAAATTGCTGTACCTGCGCATGATCATCCACGTGGTAGAAGATATGCATCAACCAATGCACACTGGCCATAAAGACGATAAAGGCGGCAACGATGTAAAATTAAGCTGGTTTGGCAAACCGACCAACCTGCACAGCCTGTGGGACAGCGAGCTGATCGACTTTCAGCAATTAAGCTATACCGAATATGCGGCGGCTGTAAATCATACTACACCAGCCCAGGTTGCCGAGTGGCAAAAAGCGCCTATCAGTCAGTGGTTATACGAATCAAACCAACTGGCCGAAAAAATTTATGCCGAGGCCAAGCCAGACTCAAACCTGAGCTACAAATACAATTTTAACAACATTGCAACCCTGAACGAGCAACTGCTTAAAGGCGGCGTGAGACTGGCAGGAGTGCTGAATGCTATTTTTGGTTCTTAGTTGGATTGGGTTGATTAAGAGAGTGGTTTTATCTTATAGTGGTATTCAACCACTCTCTTAATCAACTATTCAACCACTCACAATACACAATCTACTTAAAAAATGAACATCCTCATGGTATGCCTGGGCAATATCTGCCGTTCGCCATTGGCGGAGGGGGTTATGCAACACCTGGTTCAACAAGAAGGGCTTGACTGGACAGTAGACTCTGCCGGCACCGGCGGCTGGCACGTTGGCGAAAATCCAGACCATCGCTCAGTGCGCGTGGCACATAGTCATGGCATAGATATCAGCACGCAAACCTGCCGCAAATTTCGCGTAGAAGATTTTGATGATTTTGACCTGATACTGGTGATGGACCGATACAACTACAGTGATGTGCAAATGCTGGCTCGCACCGAGGCCGAGACAGCCAAAATACACCTGCTTCTAGGCGAAAAAGAAGTGCCCGATCCATATTACGACAACAATATGTTCGAGCCAGTATTTAAGCTGATTGAGGGCGGCTGTAAGGGTGTGATTAAGAAGTACAGATAGTTCCAAGTATTTGTATTTGGACACAGCACAAAGGAGTGTCATGTTGAGCTTGTCGAAACACGAGCGTGGGCCTTCCCGCGCCCTTCGACAAGCTCAGGATGACACCCTCCTTTTAATAAATCCAGCCTTTATCCCCGTCCCATCAACTCGTCAACCTTGTTACGTTCGGTTTGTAGTTCGCGGGCCAGTTTCTTTTCTTTCTCGTTAGCTTTTACTTTGTAAGTCTGAAACTCTTCGCTCAGCTCTTCGTACAACTTGGTGCGGTATTTGGCTTCGCGACCAGCGCCTGAGG
This region of Mucilaginibacter yixingensis genomic DNA includes:
- the fumC gene encoding class II fumarate hydratase, whose protein sequence is MSFRIEHDTMGEVKVPADKYWGAQTERSRNNFKIGPEASMPKEIIEAFAYLKKAAAYTNTDLGVLAAEKRDLIAQVCDEILAGELASEFPLVIWQTGSGTQSNMNVNEVVANRAHVLQGNKLGEGKTFVHPNDDVNKSQSSNDTYPTAMHIAAYKILIDCTIPGVEKLRDTLKAKSEAFKSVVKIGRTHLMDATPLTLGQEFSGYVSQLDHGLKALRNTFDHLSELALGGTAVGTGINTPKGYDVKVAEYIAQFTGLPFITAENKFEALAAHDAIVESHGALKQIAVSLMKIANDTRMLASGPRSGIGEIHIPDNEPGSSIMPGKVNPTQNEAVTMVAAQVMGNDVAISIGGSNGHYELNVFKPVMAANFLQSARLIGDACVSFNDHCAKGIEPNYDGIKKHLENSLMLVTALNPHIGYENAAKIAKKALKENKSLREAAVELELLSSEQFDQWVRPEDMIGSMK
- a CDS encoding DUF5071 domain-containing protein gives rise to the protein MKDYVPQNKFDEKAIACLQSLPFEAVRNDVWELLEWLQDMNWPVAYDVAVYLAPHVNEIKDDLIKIFNTDDTLWQMWIICGLIGRSPIKPDAELLTIIRRIAEHPTKIEIEEEVDLVAKDVLEQFGGGA
- a CDS encoding S1/P1 nuclease is translated as MKVLSKLICAAALFCAPFSAMAWGTNGHRISGEIASHYLTPKAKAAVKAILGDESIAMASNWADFIKSDDNYRYLYNWHFIDFDKSYTLPEMKAFLEKDTDVDAYTKLNFMIAELKKKTTTKENKLLYLRMIIHVVEDMHQPMHTGHKDDKGGNDVKLSWFGKPTNLHSLWDSELIDFQQLSYTEYAAAVNHTTPAQVAEWQKAPISQWLYESNQLAEKIYAEAKPDSNLSYKYNFNNIATLNEQLLKGGVRLAGVLNAIFGS
- a CDS encoding low molecular weight protein-tyrosine-phosphatase, with amino-acid sequence MNILMVCLGNICRSPLAEGVMQHLVQQEGLDWTVDSAGTGGWHVGENPDHRSVRVAHSHGIDISTQTCRKFRVEDFDDFDLILVMDRYNYSDVQMLARTEAETAKIHLLLGEKEVPDPYYDNNMFEPVFKLIEGGCKGVIKKYR
- a CDS encoding fumarate hydratase, encoding MRFYLLLFTLSLASCSFNPRLQGKGETYLQGEWQQDSSAVQHKLVTYTSNHFRFTCDSFYLKINTFSKVNYGADTCMNKGRWTEYVRGTYAQRNDTLFLRGQFCDDHYRIKETQDCLRAGNYDELFSVSNKSDSLLQLSGTSSVIPIGLRLQKRTGCTPKAL
- a CDS encoding tetratricopeptide repeat protein, with translation MKRFSLILLLVIACAITYAQDARSLIKEGADLSSAKQYTAAIEKYKAALVIEPNNPQANYQLAFALNQTGKSTDAIPYLQKATTGDASANMKSGAYALLGSIYDQAKQPAKAIENYKQALTLTPDDQQLQYNLGLAFFRNHQYVEAEQCAINSLKLAPQHSASMRLYALVAFHQNKRAPALLGLCSFLLMEPNTPRSSESYSNIQHIIQGGDLKPEPGEVAPHHIDAETNALNQAISSAVATEAKRRYFVAADKFTQQLQAIFAAIGPLAEKQQHGSELFKAPAARFYKLSQSGNMPAFARLISQSSDKASVAWIAAHSDEMGKLDEWLKGN
- a CDS encoding tetratricopeptide repeat protein, with protein sequence MKNLNLKTTLLVAFICICMAAPTLAQSTDAKALVKQGTELHDQGKYNEALAKYTEAMKADPNYPTAYYEYAYTLFTTGKGKDAITYLEKLLKLDPKSANAYDMLGSIYDDMGQQDQAIEYYKKGVAANPDYQRLHFNLSITYYRKQLYSQSAQEALAAIKLDPKHASSHRIYGMAAYALNQRGAALLAFCNFLLLEPQSKRSLEIVNNVKKIINYGIKRKDAKNVTLSVSPDDMGNLMMSMSVLAATDKKGELSAVDSLQYQLTSLFNVANTIAGGDKADPFVVKYYGDYFKALAETDNMPAFTRFISVSLYPTENMQWLKDHDKELTAFDIWTRSTLHKF